A part of Ziziphus jujuba cultivar Dongzao chromosome 8, ASM3175591v1 genomic DNA contains:
- the LOC132805038 gene encoding nuclear pore complex protein NUP1-like, which produces MAIIISIGAKISEYTVEPIGRQLGYLLNYKSNVENLRTQIQHLKDERDKLQHSIDEAKKNSEEEIEADVANWLSRIDRMISQHSEKFLTNEGRANINCLSGKLLDLGSRHRMSRKAKKMAMEAAIEILAAGEFHKDVGPAVSPYGGPSSSQSAREQSLFTSSKEGALQCQSSVLDNDIGSSGPSVSGSLSIPKTGLGSVAAQTPSSSIQKLNSSGELKNDYEEASTENEESTMSSTSFSSVPTKSSGMDSKMLQQLDKLVLPKDELSEPNLLTSMDKSLTNMSPSVPHGQALKSLEAVDSSNYLGDEQDKKKLDASLDKKVPDARDTTSLEQDTVEESGRLKIVASCDKATDVVNDVDSAVPKKITSMNIETTVYSNGAVSHSSADGTQKVDTFSAERKSHNTEAVILEKPPLAFLECKPSTSAVNNKPDPETSDGSVSAEKNSNFVNADASSPSMAILRPEVATQSPLTSDAASPPMVSNVALSIFNFGDKVASTKDSDAASPTCSFGSKPEGSILT; this is translated from the exons ATGGCGATAATCATTAGCATAGGGGCAAAGATTAGTGAGTACACAGTTGAACCTATTGGCCGCCAACTGGGTTACCTCCTTAACTATAAAAGCAATGTAGAAAATCTCAGAACTCAAATTCAGCATTTGAAGGATGAAAGAGATAAGCTTCAGCATTCCATTGATGAGGCTAAGAAAAACAgtgaagaagaaattgaagctGATGTTGCCAACTGGCTTAGCAGAATTGATAGGATGATTTCTCAACATTCAGAGAAGTTTCTAACAAATGAAGGCAGAGCAAATATTAATTGCTTGAGTGGGAAGTTACTGGATTTGGGGTCCCGCCATCGGATGAGCAGGAAAGCAAAGAAGATGGCAATGGAAGCTGCTATTGAAATCCTAGCTGCAGGGGAATTCCACAAG GATGTGGGGCCTGCTGTTAGTCCTTATGGTGGACCATCATCTTCTCAGTCTGCACGCGAGCAAAGCCTATTTACATCGTCTAAAGAAGGG gcTTTACAGTGCCAGAGTTCTGTGTTAGACAATGACATTGGATCAAGTGGTCCATCTGTTTCTGGTAGCCTTTCCATTCCCAAAACTGGACTTGGGTCTGTGGCAGCTCAAACACCATCATCTTCAATACAGAAGCTGAATTCATCTGGTGAACTTAAGAATGATTACGAGGAAGCTTCAACTGAAAACGAGGAAAGCACTATGTCTAGTACAAGTTTCTCCTCTGTTCCAACAAAATCGAGTGGGATGGATTCTAAAATGTTGCAGCAACTTGATAAGTTGGTCTTACCAAAAGACGAATTATCTGAGCCAAATCTGCTAACTTCAATGGATAAATCACTTACTAATATGTCACCATCCGTGCCACATGGACAGGCTCTGAAAAGCCTTGAGGCTGTTGATTCATCAAATTATCTGGGTGATGAACAAGATAAGAAGAAGTTGGATGCTTCACTTGACAAGAAAGTACCCGATGCTCGAGACACTACTTCACTTGAACAAGACACGGTTGAAGAAAGTGGCCGGTTAAAAATTGTTGCTTCTTGTGACAAGGCCACTGATGTGGTGAATGATGTAGATTCTGCAGTGCCAAAGAAGATTACATCAATGAATATTGAAACTACAGTATATTCCAATGGAGCTGTATCTCATTCATCGGCCGATGGGACACAGAAGGTGGATACCTTTTCAGCAGAGAGGAAGAGCCACAATACGGAAGCTGTTATACTGGAGAAGCCGCCCCTAGCTTTCTTGGAATGCAAACCTTCTACATCTGCAGTGAATAACAAACCTGATCCAGAAACCTCTGATGGATCTGTGAGTGCTGAGAAAAATAGCAACTTTGTCAATGCAGATGCATCTTCCCCTAGCATGGCAATTCTGCGCCCTGAGGTTGCTACTCAGTCTCCCCTGACATCTGATGCAGCTTCTCCACCTATGGTCTCAAATGTTGCCCTGTCCATATTTAACTTTGGGGATAAAGTTGCGTCGACAAAAGATTCAGATGCTGCTTCTCCCACGTGTAGTTTTGGCTCTAAACCTGAAGGATCAATATTGACCTAG